Proteins co-encoded in one Ralstonia sp. RRA genomic window:
- the aroA gene encoding 3-phosphoshikimate 1-carboxyvinyltransferase yields the protein MEHLDVGPLKTARGTIKLPGSKSISNRVLLLAALAQGETVVRELLDSDDTRVMLAALDKLGVSVERLGENDYRVTGTGGRFPNKSADLFMGNAGTAIRPLTAALALQGGEYTLHGVPRMHERPIGDLVDGLRQVGARIDYTGNEGYPPLAIHAAPVKIDAPIRVRGDVSSQFLTALLMALPLVESAGNVTIEVIGELISKPYIEITLNLMARFGVQVERNGWASFTVPTGVAYKAPGEIFVEGDASSASYFLAAGALGGGPVRVEGVGMSSIQGDVRFADALNRMGANVMAGDNWIEVRGVERDDGKLHAVELDCNHIPDAAMTLAVAALFADGTTTLTNIASWRVKETDRLSAMATELRKLGAEVEEGADYIRVTPPSQWTPPAGGIDTYDDHRMAMAFSLAAFGPVPVRINDPRCVAKTFPEYFTAFGGITA from the coding sequence ATGGAACATCTCGACGTCGGTCCGCTGAAGACGGCGCGCGGCACCATCAAACTGCCGGGCTCGAAGAGCATCTCCAACCGCGTGCTGTTGCTGGCCGCGCTCGCACAGGGCGAAACCGTCGTGCGCGAGCTGCTGGATTCTGACGACACGCGCGTCATGCTGGCTGCGCTCGACAAGCTCGGTGTCTCGGTCGAGCGCCTGGGCGAGAACGATTACCGCGTCACTGGCACCGGCGGCCGCTTCCCGAACAAGTCCGCCGATCTTTTCATGGGCAACGCCGGTACTGCTATCCGCCCGCTGACGGCCGCGCTGGCGCTGCAAGGCGGTGAGTACACGCTGCACGGTGTGCCGCGTATGCACGAGCGGCCGATCGGCGATCTGGTCGACGGCCTGCGCCAGGTCGGTGCCCGCATCGACTACACCGGCAACGAAGGCTATCCGCCGCTGGCGATCCATGCTGCGCCGGTCAAGATCGACGCACCCATCCGCGTGCGCGGCGATGTGTCGAGCCAGTTCCTGACTGCGCTGCTGATGGCCTTGCCGCTGGTCGAGTCCGCGGGCAACGTCACCATCGAAGTGATTGGCGAGCTGATCTCCAAGCCCTATATCGAGATCACGCTGAACCTGATGGCGCGCTTTGGCGTGCAGGTCGAGCGTAACGGCTGGGCGTCGTTCACCGTGCCGACGGGTGTGGCCTACAAAGCGCCGGGCGAGATCTTCGTGGAAGGTGATGCCTCGTCCGCGTCGTACTTCCTGGCGGCCGGCGCGCTGGGCGGTGGGCCGGTGCGCGTAGAGGGTGTTGGCATGTCCAGCATTCAGGGCGATGTCCGCTTTGCCGACGCGCTCAACCGCATGGGCGCCAACGTCATGGCCGGCGACAACTGGATCGAAGTGCGCGGCGTTGAGCGCGACGACGGCAAGCTCCATGCGGTCGAGCTGGATTGCAACCACATCCCGGACGCGGCGATGACGCTGGCTGTGGCCGCGCTGTTTGCCGACGGCACCACCACGCTCACCAACATCGCGAGCTGGCGCGTCAAGGAAACCGATCGCCTGTCCGCCATGGCCACCGAACTGCGCAAGCTCGGCGCCGAGGTGGAAGAGGGCGCCGACTACATTCGCGTGACGCCCCCGTCGCAATGGACCCCGCCCGCCGGCGGCATCGACACCTACGACGACCACCGCATGGCGATGGCCTTCTCGCTGGCTGCTTTTGGCCCGGTGCCGGTACGCATTAACGACCCGCGTTGCGTCGCGAAGACGTTCCCGGAATATTTCACGGCGTTCGGCGGCATCACCGCCTGA
- a CDS encoding prephenate dehydrogenase, with protein MASSFSSSRLVIVGVGLIGGSLALALRRAGVVGQIIGVGRSAASLEAAIRLGVIDEALPMEEAVRGADMVVLCAPVAQTLPLLLAMQPHLGPDTIVTDAGSTKSDVIMAAKTALGDQVSQFVPAHPIAGRELNGVEAALADLYVGKKTVLCPLQENRRVDVARVQAMWEVAGAHCHIMSAVQHDAVFAAVSHLPHVLSYALVAQIVNAEDGALKLDFAGGGFRDFTRIAASSPEMWRDICLSNREALLRELNTYEAVIGRLKKMIAEHDGASLERVFRRASEARLAWPQRVAPTTQPE; from the coding sequence GTGGCCTCTTCTTTTTCCAGTTCCCGGTTGGTGATTGTCGGCGTCGGCCTGATTGGCGGTTCGCTGGCGCTGGCGTTGCGCCGCGCGGGCGTGGTCGGACAGATCATCGGCGTCGGGCGTTCGGCCGCGTCGCTTGAAGCGGCGATCCGCCTGGGGGTGATCGACGAGGCGCTGCCGATGGAAGAGGCCGTGCGCGGCGCCGACATGGTCGTGCTGTGCGCACCCGTCGCGCAGACGCTGCCGCTGTTGCTCGCCATGCAGCCGCACTTGGGCCCGGACACCATTGTCACGGATGCCGGCAGCACCAAGTCCGACGTCATCATGGCCGCCAAGACAGCGCTGGGCGATCAGGTCAGCCAGTTCGTGCCAGCCCACCCGATTGCCGGCCGCGAGCTGAATGGCGTGGAAGCTGCACTGGCTGATCTCTATGTCGGCAAGAAAACCGTGCTGTGCCCGCTGCAGGAAAACCGTCGCGTTGATGTTGCTCGCGTGCAAGCCATGTGGGAAGTGGCGGGGGCACATTGCCACATCATGTCGGCCGTGCAGCACGATGCGGTGTTCGCCGCTGTCAGCCACCTGCCGCACGTGCTGTCGTACGCGCTGGTCGCACAGATCGTCAATGCTGAAGACGGCGCGCTCAAGCTCGACTTTGCCGGCGGTGGCTTCCGCGATTTCACGCGCATCGCTGCGTCGTCGCCCGAGATGTGGCGCGACATCTGCTTGTCGAACCGCGAAGCGCTGCTGCGCGAATTGAATACCTACGAAGCGGTGATCGGTCGTCTGAAGAAGATGATTGCTGAGCACGATGGCGCGTCACTGGAGCGTGTGTTCCGCCGCGCCAGCGAAGCCCGTCTGGCCTGGCCACAGCGCGTGGCCCCCACCACGCAACCCGAATAA
- the hisC gene encoding histidinol-phosphate transaminase, whose protein sequence is MSLQFGPEYVRAIAPYVAGKPISEVAREFGLDAARIVKLASNENPLGMPQSAKNAMAAAIDELARYPDANGFSLKAALHAKFGVPEAWITLGNGSNDILELAARALVEPGQGVMYAQHSFAVYALAAQEVGARAIEVSARDYGHDLDAMAAAITPDTRLIYIANPNNPTGTFLSADEIAAFLAKVPLTVVVVLDEAYNEFLKPEQQYDSTAWVRQYPNLLVSRTFSKAYGLAGLRVGYGIAQPQLTDLLNRIRQPFNVNSLAQAAAVAALNDAEFLRQSAELNAAGYVQLTEAFDRLGLQYVPSSGNFVLVRVGDDNSAGARVNIALLKQGVIVRPVGNYGLPQWLRISIGLREENATFIEALEVALAQEKAAA, encoded by the coding sequence ATGTCTTTGCAGTTCGGCCCGGAGTATGTCCGCGCCATCGCCCCCTATGTGGCCGGCAAGCCGATTTCCGAAGTGGCACGCGAGTTCGGCCTGGATGCCGCGCGCATCGTCAAGCTGGCGTCGAACGAGAATCCGCTGGGCATGCCGCAATCGGCCAAGAACGCCATGGCAGCCGCCATTGACGAACTGGCGCGCTATCCCGATGCCAACGGTTTCAGCCTGAAGGCCGCACTGCATGCCAAGTTTGGTGTGCCCGAAGCGTGGATCACGCTGGGCAACGGCAGCAACGACATTCTTGAACTGGCGGCCCGCGCGCTGGTGGAACCGGGGCAGGGTGTGATGTACGCGCAGCACTCGTTTGCCGTGTATGCGCTGGCGGCGCAGGAAGTCGGCGCGCGTGCCATCGAAGTGTCGGCTCGCGACTATGGCCACGACCTCGACGCGATGGCCGCGGCAATCACGCCGGACACGCGCCTGATCTATATCGCCAATCCGAACAATCCGACCGGCACGTTCCTGTCGGCCGATGAGATTGCGGCGTTCCTCGCCAAGGTGCCGCTGACGGTCGTGGTTGTGCTGGATGAGGCTTACAACGAATTCCTCAAGCCTGAACAGCAATACGACTCGACGGCATGGGTGCGCCAGTATCCGAACCTGCTGGTGTCGCGTACGTTCTCGAAAGCCTATGGGCTGGCAGGCCTGCGGGTGGGCTACGGCATTGCACAGCCGCAGTTGACCGATCTGCTCAACCGCATCCGCCAGCCGTTCAATGTGAACAGCCTGGCGCAGGCCGCAGCGGTCGCTGCGCTCAATGATGCGGAATTCCTGCGCCAATCGGCCGAGCTGAACGCCGCAGGCTACGTGCAGCTGACCGAAGCGTTTGATCGCCTCGGCCTGCAGTACGTGCCGTCGTCGGGCAACTTCGTGCTGGTGCGCGTGGGTGACGACAATAGCGCTGGCGCCCGCGTGAACATCGCGTTGCTCAAGCAAGGTGTGATCGTGCGTCCGGTCGGCAACTATGGCCTGCCGCAGTGGCTGCGCATCAGCATCGGGCTGCGCGAAGAGAACGCCACCTTCATCGAGGCGCTGGAAGTGGCGCTGGCGCAGGAAAAGGCCGCCGCATAA
- the pheA gene encoding prephenate dehydratase, which translates to MTSQSDDTKQNKDAALAAELAPLRTQIDSIDSQLLTLLSDRAKVAQEVGEVKKRYSSPAFRPDRELQVIRKMQSSNAGPLHDESIAAIWREVMSACRGLEQALRIGYLGPAGTFSEQAVIAHFGHEIQPMPCPSIDEVFRAAESGTVDCGVVPVENSTEGVVSRTLDLFLQTSLKISGEIALRVHHNLLHKTGDMSQVKVVRAHAQALAQCQRWLNTNYPNLPREAVSSNAEAARMAGEDETVAALASVQAANRYGLHVVRANVEDDPHNRTRFVVIGNYETEPSGRDQTSLILSVPNEAGAVYKLLAPLAENGVSMCRFESRPARSGAWEYYFYVDVEGHQRDPQVARALEKLRHDAAYFKVLGSYPSAR; encoded by the coding sequence ATGACCAGTCAGTCAGACGATACGAAGCAAAACAAGGACGCCGCACTGGCGGCGGAGCTGGCGCCGTTGCGCACGCAGATCGATTCGATCGATAGCCAACTGCTCACGCTGCTCTCCGACCGCGCCAAGGTGGCGCAGGAAGTGGGCGAGGTGAAGAAGCGCTATTCGTCGCCGGCGTTCCGGCCGGACCGCGAGCTGCAGGTCATCCGCAAGATGCAGTCGAGCAATGCGGGCCCGCTGCACGACGAGAGCATCGCTGCCATCTGGCGTGAGGTGATGTCGGCATGCCGCGGCCTGGAGCAGGCGCTGCGGATCGGCTACCTCGGCCCGGCGGGCACGTTCTCGGAGCAGGCGGTGATCGCGCATTTCGGCCACGAAATCCAGCCGATGCCGTGCCCGAGCATCGACGAGGTGTTCCGCGCGGCAGAATCCGGCACGGTCGATTGCGGCGTGGTGCCGGTGGAGAATTCAACGGAAGGCGTGGTGTCGCGCACGCTCGATCTGTTCTTGCAGACGTCGCTGAAGATCAGCGGTGAGATTGCGCTGCGGGTGCACCACAACCTGCTGCACAAGACCGGCGACATGTCGCAGGTGAAGGTGGTGCGCGCGCATGCGCAGGCGCTGGCGCAGTGCCAACGGTGGTTGAACACAAACTATCCGAACCTGCCGCGCGAGGCCGTGTCGAGCAACGCCGAGGCTGCGCGCATGGCCGGTGAAGATGAAACCGTTGCCGCGCTGGCAAGCGTGCAGGCAGCCAACCGTTACGGTCTGCATGTGGTGCGCGCCAATGTGGAAGACGATCCGCACAATCGCACGCGTTTCGTCGTGATCGGCAACTATGAGACGGAGCCGAGCGGGCGCGACCAGACCTCGCTGATCCTGTCGGTGCCGAACGAGGCCGGTGCGGTCTACAAGCTGCTCGCCCCGCTGGCGGAGAACGGCGTGTCGATGTGCCGTTTCGAATCGCGTCCGGCACGCAGCGGCGCGTGGGAGTACTACTTCTACGTCGACGTGGAAGGCCATCAGCGTGACCCGCAGGTGGCGCGCGCGCTGGAAAAGCTGCGTCACGACGCGGCGTATTTCAAAGTGCTGGGGTCCTACCCCTCGGCACGCTAA
- the serC gene encoding 3-phosphoserine/phosphohydroxythreonine transaminase, translating into MSQADLAMQASQARVYNFSAGPAVLPAEVLQQAADEMLSWQGSGMSVMEMSHRGREFESILAQAFADLRELLAVPDNYEILFLQGGAIAENAIVPLNLMRRLSVDAPKADYVVTGTWSVKSQQEARKYGEVNIAATCEAERFHKIPDVSSWKLSDDAAYVHLCTNETIVGVEFQETPDIGQAHGRVVVADVSSHILSRPIDWDGYQVLYGGAQKNIGPAGLTIAIVRKDLLGHAHPLCPSAFNWRLVAENNSMYNTPPTYAIYIAGLVFQWIKRQGGVEALETRNIIKSKMLYDFIDTSSFYRNEIHPTCRSRMNVPFFLNDESRNEAFLTQARERGLVQLKGHKSVGGMRASIYNAMPLEGVEALVDFMRDFERASA; encoded by the coding sequence ATGAGCCAAGCCGATCTCGCCATGCAAGCCAGCCAGGCACGTGTCTACAACTTTTCGGCGGGTCCGGCGGTGCTGCCGGCCGAGGTGCTGCAGCAGGCGGCGGACGAGATGCTCTCCTGGCAGGGCAGCGGCATGAGCGTGATGGAGATGAGTCATCGCGGCCGTGAATTCGAAAGCATTCTCGCGCAGGCTTTCGCCGATTTGCGTGAACTGCTGGCGGTGCCGGACAACTACGAGATCCTGTTCCTGCAGGGCGGTGCGATTGCTGAAAATGCCATTGTTCCGCTGAACCTGATGCGCCGTCTATCCGTCGATGCGCCCAAGGCAGACTATGTCGTCACTGGCACGTGGTCGGTGAAGTCGCAGCAGGAGGCGCGCAAGTACGGCGAGGTGAATATCGCCGCGACCTGCGAGGCTGAGCGTTTTCACAAGATCCCGGACGTCTCGAGCTGGAAGCTCTCAGATGACGCGGCCTACGTGCATCTGTGCACGAACGAGACCATTGTTGGCGTGGAATTCCAGGAAACCCCCGACATTGGCCAAGCGCATGGGCGCGTGGTGGTGGCCGATGTATCGAGTCACATTCTCTCCCGGCCGATCGACTGGGACGGCTATCAAGTCCTGTACGGCGGCGCGCAGAAGAACATTGGCCCGGCTGGCCTGACGATCGCCATTGTGCGCAAGGATCTGCTCGGTCATGCGCACCCGCTGTGCCCGTCGGCGTTCAACTGGCGCCTCGTGGCCGAGAACAACTCGATGTACAACACGCCGCCCACCTACGCGATCTACATCGCTGGGCTGGTGTTCCAGTGGATCAAGCGCCAGGGCGGCGTCGAGGCATTGGAGACGCGCAACATCATCAAGTCGAAGATGCTGTACGACTTTATCGACACCAGTAGTTTCTACCGCAACGAAATCCATCCGACGTGCCGTTCGCGCATGAACGTGCCGTTCTTCCTCAACGACGAGTCCCGCAACGAGGCGTTCCTCACGCAGGCACGCGAGCGCGGTTTGGTGCAGCTCAAGGGCCATAAGTCCGTCGGCGGCATGCGGGCGAGCATCTATAACGCGATGCCGCTGGAAGGTGTGGAAGCGCTGGTCGACTTCATGCGTGACTTTGAGCGGGCTTCCGCCTAA
- a CDS encoding DUF2059 domain-containing protein, with translation MHKSLKLKHLIVVAGFAPLFAFAQAGDADKTAAIKELLTTMNVDAAIKGQGEVLENGAKQEAPLVLEQSLVENKSLNDKQKQAAVDKLKKNGAVQRMTDGAGKDFETAAFQKDALQAHYDSLGKYYSTQEIKDLTTFLKTPSGQKFMANQGKAMQEVWGNVMQKYGPQVGKKMRDMADKEVAAAAK, from the coding sequence ATGCACAAGAGTCTCAAACTCAAACATCTGATCGTGGTGGCTGGTTTCGCTCCGCTGTTTGCTTTCGCCCAGGCTGGCGATGCTGACAAGACGGCTGCCATCAAGGAACTGCTGACGACGATGAACGTTGACGCAGCCATCAAGGGTCAGGGTGAAGTGCTGGAAAACGGCGCCAAGCAGGAAGCCCCGCTGGTGCTGGAGCAATCGCTGGTCGAGAACAAGTCGCTGAACGACAAGCAAAAGCAGGCCGCTGTCGACAAGCTGAAGAAGAATGGCGCTGTGCAGCGCATGACCGACGGCGCCGGCAAGGACTTCGAGACGGCCGCGTTCCAGAAGGATGCACTGCAAGCTCACTACGATTCGCTGGGCAAGTACTACTCGACCCAGGAAATCAAGGATCTGACCACGTTCCTGAAGACGCCGAGCGGCCAGAAGTTCATGGCCAACCAAGGCAAGGCCATGCAGGAAGTGTGGGGCAACGTGATGCAGAAGTACGGTCCGCAAGTCGGCAAGAAGATGCGCGACATGGCTGACAAGGAAGTTGCCGCTGCTGCGAAGTAA
- the gyrA gene encoding DNA gyrase subunit A, producing the protein MDQFAKETLPVSLEEEMRSSYLAYAMSVIVGRALPDVRDGLKPVHRRALYSMHELNNDWNRPYKKSARIVGDVIGKYHPHGDTAVYDTIVRMAQNFSLRYMLVDGQGNFGSVDGDNAAAMRYTEIRLSKIAHELLADLDKETVNFEPNYDGSESEPSVLPARIPNLLVNGSSGIAVGMATNIPPHNLNEIVDGCLHLLNNPEATVDELIELIPAPDFPTAGIIYGISGVREGYRTGRGRVVMRAKTHFEEIDRGQRQAIIVDELPYQVNKRTLLERIAELVTEKRIEGISDIRDESDKSGMRVVIELKRGEVPEVVLNNLYKNTQLQDTFGMNMVALVDGQPRLLNLRQMLECFLLHRREVVTRRTVFDLRKARERGHILEGLAVALANIDEFIAIIKAAPTPPVAKAELMSRSWDSGLVREMLSRAEGETAGGRDAYRPEGLLPAFGMQGDGLYKLSDTQAQEILQMRLQRLTGLEQDKIVQEYREVMAQIADLLDILARPERITAIIVEELTAIRAEFGDERRSQIEHNATELDTEDLITPQDLVVTLSHSGYMKSQPISEYRAQKRGGRGKQAAATKEDDWIDTLFVANTHDYILCFSNRGRLYWLKVWEVPAGSRNSRGRPIVNMFPLSPGEKINVILPVKQFDEQHFVFMTTSKGTVKKTALTDFSNPRKAGIIAVDLDEGDFLIGAAITDGQHDVMLFSDAGKAVRFDENDVRPMGRQARGVRGMNLEEGQQVIAMLVAPAETEAEGEGAQASIGSVLTATENGYGKRTPISEYTRHGRGTKGMIAIQTSERNGKVVAAALVAPEDEIMLITTGGVLIRTRVDEIREMGRATQGVTLINVGEGNKLSGLQRVVESDAEGDESVDAPDAAPDADAQSDDSAES; encoded by the coding sequence ATGGATCAATTCGCCAAAGAGACACTCCCGGTATCGCTCGAAGAGGAAATGCGCAGTTCGTACCTCGCTTACGCCATGAGCGTGATCGTGGGCCGCGCCCTTCCAGATGTACGGGATGGCCTCAAGCCGGTGCATCGTCGTGCGCTGTACTCGATGCACGAGCTGAACAACGACTGGAATCGTCCCTATAAGAAGTCTGCACGTATCGTCGGGGATGTGATCGGTAAGTATCACCCCCACGGCGACACTGCTGTATACGACACCATCGTGCGGATGGCGCAGAACTTCTCCCTGCGCTACATGCTGGTTGATGGCCAGGGCAACTTCGGTTCGGTCGACGGCGACAACGCCGCGGCGATGCGTTACACCGAAATCCGCCTGTCGAAGATCGCTCACGAGTTGCTGGCCGATCTCGACAAGGAAACCGTCAATTTCGAGCCGAACTACGACGGCAGCGAAAGCGAGCCCTCGGTTCTGCCGGCGCGTATCCCGAACCTGCTCGTTAACGGTTCGTCCGGGATCGCGGTCGGTATGGCGACCAATATTCCGCCGCATAACCTGAATGAGATTGTCGACGGGTGCTTGCATCTGCTGAACAATCCGGAAGCAACCGTTGATGAGCTGATCGAGCTGATCCCGGCGCCAGATTTCCCGACGGCCGGCATCATCTACGGTATCTCGGGTGTGCGCGAAGGCTATCGCACCGGCCGTGGCCGTGTGGTGATGCGTGCCAAGACGCACTTTGAAGAGATCGACCGCGGCCAGCGCCAGGCGATCATCGTTGATGAGCTGCCCTATCAAGTTAACAAGCGCACGCTGCTTGAGCGCATTGCCGAGCTGGTGACGGAAAAACGCATCGAGGGCATCTCCGACATTCGCGACGAGTCGGACAAATCCGGCATGCGCGTGGTGATCGAGCTCAAGCGCGGCGAAGTGCCGGAGGTTGTGCTCAACAATCTCTATAAGAATACGCAGCTGCAGGACACGTTCGGCATGAACATGGTGGCGCTGGTCGATGGCCAGCCGCGCCTGCTGAACCTGCGCCAGATGCTGGAGTGCTTCCTGCTGCACCGCCGCGAGGTGGTGACGCGCCGCACCGTGTTCGACCTGCGCAAAGCGCGCGAGCGTGGTCACATCCTGGAAGGTCTGGCTGTAGCGCTGGCCAACATCGACGAGTTCATCGCCATCATCAAGGCGGCGCCGACTCCGCCGGTTGCCAAGGCCGAATTGATGAGCCGCAGCTGGGATTCGGGCCTGGTGCGCGAGATGTTGTCGCGCGCCGAGGGCGAAACCGCCGGTGGTCGCGATGCGTACCGCCCGGAAGGTCTGCTGCCGGCATTCGGCATGCAGGGCGATGGCCTGTACAAGCTGTCGGATACGCAAGCGCAGGAAATCCTGCAGATGCGCCTGCAGCGCCTCACCGGGCTGGAGCAGGACAAGATCGTCCAGGAATACCGCGAGGTGATGGCGCAGATCGCCGACCTGCTGGATATCCTGGCGCGCCCGGAACGCATTACCGCCATCATCGTCGAGGAACTCACCGCTATTCGCGCGGAATTTGGCGATGAGCGTCGCTCGCAGATCGAGCATAATGCGACCGAGTTGGATACAGAAGACCTCATTACGCCGCAGGATCTGGTGGTGACGCTGTCCCACAGCGGCTATATGAAGAGCCAGCCGATTTCCGAGTACCGTGCGCAGAAGCGCGGCGGCCGTGGCAAGCAAGCGGCCGCGACGAAGGAAGACGACTGGATCGACACGCTATTTGTCGCCAACACGCACGATTACATCCTCTGCTTCTCGAATCGCGGCCGTCTGTACTGGCTGAAGGTGTGGGAAGTTCCGGCGGGCAGCCGCAACTCGCGTGGCCGTCCGATCGTCAATATGTTCCCGCTGTCGCCGGGCGAGAAGATCAACGTGATCCTGCCGGTCAAACAGTTCGACGAGCAGCATTTCGTGTTCATGACCACCTCCAAGGGCACGGTCAAGAAGACGGCACTGACAGATTTCTCGAACCCGCGCAAGGCCGGCATCATTGCGGTGGATCTGGACGAGGGCGACTTCCTGATTGGCGCTGCCATTACCGATGGCCAGCACGACGTGATGCTGTTCTCGGATGCAGGCAAGGCCGTGCGATTTGATGAGAACGATGTGCGTCCGATGGGTCGTCAGGCGCGCGGCGTGCGCGGCATGAACCTGGAAGAGGGTCAGCAGGTCATCGCCATGCTGGTGGCGCCGGCTGAGACGGAAGCCGAAGGCGAGGGCGCGCAGGCAAGCATCGGCAGCGTGCTGACCGCCACCGAAAATGGCTACGGCAAGCGTACGCCGATCTCGGAATACACCCGTCACGGCCGCGGTACCAAGGGCATGATCGCCATTCAGACCTCCGAGCGGAACGGCAAGGTGGTGGCTGCCGCGCTGGTGGCGCCGGAAGACGAGATCATGCTGATCACCACGGGTGGCGTGCTGATTCGCACGCGTGTGGACGAGATCCGCGAAATGGGTCGTGCCACCCAGGGCGTGACACTCATCAATGTGGGTGAGGGCAACAAGCTGTCCGGTCTGCAGCGTGTGGTGGAGTCCGACGCAGAAGGTGATGAAAGTGTGGATGCGCCAGATGCCGCACCGGACGCCGATGCACAGTCGGATGACAGCGCCGAGTCATAA
- the ompA gene encoding outer membrane protein OmpA, with translation MKKFAKLAFAAAAVAMAASAYAQSVPYEKKAVNDNWGNGTSEWVWKNGTNELCWRNGFWTPATANAQCDGALAPAAAPTAATPAAPAAVAPTSEKVTFAADTLFDFDKAVLKPEGKAKLDDLVSKLQGINLEVVIAVGHTDSFGSDKYNDRLSVRRAEAVKGYLVSKGIEANRVYTEGKGKRQLKVDPKSCKGARKAQIACQQPNRRVDVEVVGTKK, from the coding sequence ATGAAAAAATTTGCCAAGCTCGCGTTCGCTGCAGCTGCGGTAGCCATGGCTGCGTCCGCTTACGCTCAGTCGGTGCCCTACGAAAAGAAGGCCGTCAACGACAACTGGGGTAACGGCACGAGCGAGTGGGTCTGGAAGAACGGCACGAACGAACTGTGCTGGCGCAATGGCTTCTGGACGCCGGCAACGGCCAACGCACAGTGTGACGGCGCTCTGGCTCCGGCTGCTGCTCCGACGGCTGCTACCCCGGCCGCTCCGGCTGCTGTTGCCCCGACCAGCGAGAAGGTCACCTTCGCTGCTGACACGCTGTTCGACTTCGACAAGGCTGTGCTGAAGCCGGAAGGCAAGGCTAAGCTGGACGACCTGGTCTCGAAGCTGCAAGGCATCAACCTGGAAGTCGTGATCGCCGTTGGCCACACCGACTCGTTCGGTTCGGACAAGTACAACGACCGCCTGTCGGTCCGTCGTGCTGAAGCCGTCAAGGGCTACCTGGTCAGCAAGGGCATCGAAGCCAACCGTGTCTACACGGAAGGCAAGGGCAAGCGCCAGCTGAAGGTTGATCCGAAGTCGTGCAAGGGCGCTCGCAAGGCACAAATCGCCTGCCAGCAACCGAACCGCCGCGTTGACGTTGAAGTGGTCGGCACGAAGAAGTAA
- a CDS encoding glycine zipper 2TM domain-containing protein, whose product MKSKRILAGLGVAGLAVLAGCAAPGYGGGYGGGYGGGGYAPPPAYGGQPQQQPGALYGRVESIQPMQAPVNSPGILGTIIGGVAGGILGHQVGGGTGNTVATIGGAALGAYAGNQVEQRSAAGGQTVYRISVRLDDGRVATVTQQNPNNLRVGDRAMVANDQATPSY is encoded by the coding sequence ATGAAATCCAAACGAATTTTGGCGGGGCTCGGTGTTGCGGGCCTGGCGGTGCTGGCGGGCTGCGCCGCGCCGGGTTACGGCGGTGGATATGGTGGCGGTTACGGCGGCGGTGGGTATGCTCCGCCTCCCGCGTATGGCGGTCAGCCGCAACAGCAGCCGGGCGCGTTGTACGGCCGGGTCGAATCGATCCAGCCGATGCAGGCGCCGGTTAACAGTCCAGGCATTCTGGGCACGATCATTGGTGGTGTGGCGGGCGGTATCCTGGGCCATCAGGTCGGAGGCGGTACCGGTAATACGGTAGCCACCATCGGCGGCGCGGCGCTTGGCGCCTATGCCGGCAACCAGGTTGAGCAGCGCTCGGCTGCGGGCGGGCAAACGGTGTACCGCATCAGCGTGCGCCTGGATGATGGCCGTGTCGCGACGGTCACGCAGCAGAACCCGAACAACCTGCGCGTGGGCGACAGGGCCATGGTTGCCAACGATCAGGCAACGCCGTCTTACTAA